The Punica granatum isolate Tunisia-2019 chromosome 4, ASM765513v2, whole genome shotgun sequence genome has a window encoding:
- the LOC116202768 gene encoding lipid phosphate phosphatase 2-like isoform X3 translates to MSNRDWESLALLRNLSGFFLQDVSIPRLGYSSLTRDQSDSSAKTPLVEYTNSELKMRQNQCNNGPHLIRSHGAKVAQTYLYDWLILMLLGLALVVIHLIHPFYRYVGKDMMTDLKYPLKDNTVPFWAVPMIAVGLPIGVFIIVYLRKRDVCDLHHAVLVGRPRPDFFWRCFPDGKDVYDQFGNVICHGENKVVDEGHRSFPSGHTSWSFAGLGFLSLYLAGKIEAFDRRGHVAKLCIVFLPLLVASLIGISRVDDYWHHWQDVFAGGLLGLAVATFCYMQFFPPPYHPEGMLGGFPTLAPKILRDCEPMRETRPTMRRELETESKAKKMRVLAMDASGCPHRALPVRPWKKWSRAEDDQLISCTYVYMYTFFM, encoded by the exons ATGTCCAACAGGGATTGGGAATCTCTTGCTCTTCTGAGGAACCTCAGTGGCTTCTTTCTTCAG GATGTGTCAATCCCAAGATTGGGGTATTCTTCATTAACCAGAGATCAGTCTGATTCATCTGCTAAGACTCCCCTAGTAGAATACACGAACTCAGAG CTCAAAATGAGGCAGAACCAGTGTAACAATGGGCCCCACCTGATTCGGTCCCATGGAGCCAAAGTCGCACAGACCTACTTATATGACTGGTTGATCCTCATGCTTCTTGGGCTTGCTCTGGTCGTTATCCATCTCATACATCCGTTTTATCGATATGTTGGGAAAGACATGATGACAGATCTCAAGTATCCACTGAAGGACAACACAGTGCCCTTTTGGGCTGTTCCG ATGATTGCAGTTGGATTACCTATCGGTGTATTCATAATTGTTTATCTTCGAAAGAGAGATGTCTGTGACCTTCATCATGCTGTTCTAG TTGGTCGGCCCCGACCTGATTTCTTCTGGCGTTGCTTTCCTGATGGGAAAGAT GTTTATGATCAGTTTGGGAATGTCATCTGTCACGGTGAAAATAAAGTAGTAGACGAAGGGCATAGAAGTTTCCCAAGCGGCCATACTTCAT GGTCCTTTGCGGGTTTGGGCTTTTTATCGCTTTACTTGGCCGGTAAGATAGAAGCATTCGATCGCAGAGGCCATGTTGCCAAATTATGCATTGTGTTCCTTCCACTTCTCGTTGCATCTCTCATCGGGATTTCCCGAGTAGACGATTACTGGCATCACTGGCAAGACGTCTTTGCAGGAGGTCTCCTAG GGCTTGCGGTTGCCACATTTTGCTACATGCAGTTTTTTCCCCCTCCATATCATCCTGAAGGTATGCTT GGCGGATTCCCCACACTTGCTCCCAAGATTCTGAGGGATTGCGAACCAATGCGAGAGACTCGCCCAACAATGAGGAGAGAACTCGAAACGGAGTCGAAAGCCAAGAAAATGAGGGTACTGGCAATGGATGCATCGGGTTGTCCACATCGCGCACTTCCAGTCAGACCTTGGAAGAAATGGAGTCGGGCGGAAGATGATCAACTTATATCTTGCACATATGTGTACATGTATACATTTTTCATGTGA
- the LOC116202768 gene encoding lipid phosphate phosphatase 2-like isoform X1 has translation MSNRDWESLALLRNLSGFFLQDVSIPRLGYSSLTRDQSDSSAKTPLVEYTNSELKMRQNQCNNGPHLIRSHGAKVAQTYLYDWLILMLLGLALVVIHLIHPFYRYVGKDMMTDLKYPLKDNTVPFWAVPMIAVGLPIGVFIIVYLRKRDVCDLHHAVLGLLYSALVTSVITNTVKNAVGRPRPDFFWRCFPDGKDVYDQFGNVICHGENKVVDEGHRSFPSGHTSWSFAGLGFLSLYLAGKIEAFDRRGHVAKLCIVFLPLLVASLIGISRVDDYWHHWQDVFAGGLLGLAVATFCYMQFFPPPYHPEGMLGGFPTLAPKILRDCEPMRETRPTMRRELETESKAKKMRVLAMDASGCPHRALPVRPWKKWSRAEDDQLISCTYVYMYTFFM, from the exons ATGTCCAACAGGGATTGGGAATCTCTTGCTCTTCTGAGGAACCTCAGTGGCTTCTTTCTTCAG GATGTGTCAATCCCAAGATTGGGGTATTCTTCATTAACCAGAGATCAGTCTGATTCATCTGCTAAGACTCCCCTAGTAGAATACACGAACTCAGAG CTCAAAATGAGGCAGAACCAGTGTAACAATGGGCCCCACCTGATTCGGTCCCATGGAGCCAAAGTCGCACAGACCTACTTATATGACTGGTTGATCCTCATGCTTCTTGGGCTTGCTCTGGTCGTTATCCATCTCATACATCCGTTTTATCGATATGTTGGGAAAGACATGATGACAGATCTCAAGTATCCACTGAAGGACAACACAGTGCCCTTTTGGGCTGTTCCG ATGATTGCAGTTGGATTACCTATCGGTGTATTCATAATTGTTTATCTTCGAAAGAGAGATGTCTGTGACCTTCATCATGCTGTTCTAG GGCTTTTATACTCAGCTTTAGTTACTTCAGTGATAACTAATACGGTTAAGAATGCAGTTGGTCGGCCCCGACCTGATTTCTTCTGGCGTTGCTTTCCTGATGGGAAAGAT GTTTATGATCAGTTTGGGAATGTCATCTGTCACGGTGAAAATAAAGTAGTAGACGAAGGGCATAGAAGTTTCCCAAGCGGCCATACTTCAT GGTCCTTTGCGGGTTTGGGCTTTTTATCGCTTTACTTGGCCGGTAAGATAGAAGCATTCGATCGCAGAGGCCATGTTGCCAAATTATGCATTGTGTTCCTTCCACTTCTCGTTGCATCTCTCATCGGGATTTCCCGAGTAGACGATTACTGGCATCACTGGCAAGACGTCTTTGCAGGAGGTCTCCTAG GGCTTGCGGTTGCCACATTTTGCTACATGCAGTTTTTTCCCCCTCCATATCATCCTGAAGGTATGCTT GGCGGATTCCCCACACTTGCTCCCAAGATTCTGAGGGATTGCGAACCAATGCGAGAGACTCGCCCAACAATGAGGAGAGAACTCGAAACGGAGTCGAAAGCCAAGAAAATGAGGGTACTGGCAATGGATGCATCGGGTTGTCCACATCGCGCACTTCCAGTCAGACCTTGGAAGAAATGGAGTCGGGCGGAAGATGATCAACTTATATCTTGCACATATGTGTACATGTATACATTTTTCATGTGA
- the LOC116202768 gene encoding lipid phosphate phosphatase 2-like isoform X4, protein MRQNQCNNGPHLIRSHGAKVAQTYLYDWLILMLLGLALVVIHLIHPFYRYVGKDMMTDLKYPLKDNTVPFWAVPMIAVGLPIGVFIIVYLRKRDVCDLHHAVLGLLYSALVTSVITNTVKNAVGRPRPDFFWRCFPDGKDVYDQFGNVICHGENKVVDEGHRSFPSGHTSWSFAGLGFLSLYLAGKIEAFDRRGHVAKLCIVFLPLLVASLIGISRVDDYWHHWQDVFAGGLLGLAVATFCYMQFFPPPYHPEGMLGGFPTLAPKILRDCEPMRETRPTMRRELETESKAKKMRVLAMDASGCPHRALPVRPWKKWSRAEDDQLISCTYVYMYTFFM, encoded by the exons ATGAGGCAGAACCAGTGTAACAATGGGCCCCACCTGATTCGGTCCCATGGAGCCAAAGTCGCACAGACCTACTTATATGACTGGTTGATCCTCATGCTTCTTGGGCTTGCTCTGGTCGTTATCCATCTCATACATCCGTTTTATCGATATGTTGGGAAAGACATGATGACAGATCTCAAGTATCCACTGAAGGACAACACAGTGCCCTTTTGGGCTGTTCCG ATGATTGCAGTTGGATTACCTATCGGTGTATTCATAATTGTTTATCTTCGAAAGAGAGATGTCTGTGACCTTCATCATGCTGTTCTAG GGCTTTTATACTCAGCTTTAGTTACTTCAGTGATAACTAATACGGTTAAGAATGCAGTTGGTCGGCCCCGACCTGATTTCTTCTGGCGTTGCTTTCCTGATGGGAAAGAT GTTTATGATCAGTTTGGGAATGTCATCTGTCACGGTGAAAATAAAGTAGTAGACGAAGGGCATAGAAGTTTCCCAAGCGGCCATACTTCAT GGTCCTTTGCGGGTTTGGGCTTTTTATCGCTTTACTTGGCCGGTAAGATAGAAGCATTCGATCGCAGAGGCCATGTTGCCAAATTATGCATTGTGTTCCTTCCACTTCTCGTTGCATCTCTCATCGGGATTTCCCGAGTAGACGATTACTGGCATCACTGGCAAGACGTCTTTGCAGGAGGTCTCCTAG GGCTTGCGGTTGCCACATTTTGCTACATGCAGTTTTTTCCCCCTCCATATCATCCTGAAGGTATGCTT GGCGGATTCCCCACACTTGCTCCCAAGATTCTGAGGGATTGCGAACCAATGCGAGAGACTCGCCCAACAATGAGGAGAGAACTCGAAACGGAGTCGAAAGCCAAGAAAATGAGGGTACTGGCAATGGATGCATCGGGTTGTCCACATCGCGCACTTCCAGTCAGACCTTGGAAGAAATGGAGTCGGGCGGAAGATGATCAACTTATATCTTGCACATATGTGTACATGTATACATTTTTCATGTGA
- the LOC116202768 gene encoding lipid phosphate phosphatase 2-like isoform X2: MSNRDWESLALLRNLSGFFLQDVSIPRLGYSSLTRDQSDSSAKTPLVEYTNSELKMRQNQCNNGPHLIRSHGAKVAQTYLYDWLILMLLGLALVVIHLIHPFYRYVGKDMMTDLKYPLKDNTVPFWAVPMIAVGLPIGVFIIVYLRKRDVCDLHHAVLGLLYSALVTSVITNTVKNAVGRPRPDFFWRCFPDGKDVYDQFGNVICHGENKVVDEGHRSFPSGHTSWSFAGLGFLSLYLAGKIEAFDRRGHVAKLCIVFLPLLVASLIGISRVDDYWHHWQDVFAGGLLGLAVATFCYMQFFPPPYHPEGRIPHTCSQDSEGLRTNARDSPNNEERTRNGVESQENEGTGNGCIGLSTSRTSSQTLEEMESGGR, from the exons ATGTCCAACAGGGATTGGGAATCTCTTGCTCTTCTGAGGAACCTCAGTGGCTTCTTTCTTCAG GATGTGTCAATCCCAAGATTGGGGTATTCTTCATTAACCAGAGATCAGTCTGATTCATCTGCTAAGACTCCCCTAGTAGAATACACGAACTCAGAG CTCAAAATGAGGCAGAACCAGTGTAACAATGGGCCCCACCTGATTCGGTCCCATGGAGCCAAAGTCGCACAGACCTACTTATATGACTGGTTGATCCTCATGCTTCTTGGGCTTGCTCTGGTCGTTATCCATCTCATACATCCGTTTTATCGATATGTTGGGAAAGACATGATGACAGATCTCAAGTATCCACTGAAGGACAACACAGTGCCCTTTTGGGCTGTTCCG ATGATTGCAGTTGGATTACCTATCGGTGTATTCATAATTGTTTATCTTCGAAAGAGAGATGTCTGTGACCTTCATCATGCTGTTCTAG GGCTTTTATACTCAGCTTTAGTTACTTCAGTGATAACTAATACGGTTAAGAATGCAGTTGGTCGGCCCCGACCTGATTTCTTCTGGCGTTGCTTTCCTGATGGGAAAGAT GTTTATGATCAGTTTGGGAATGTCATCTGTCACGGTGAAAATAAAGTAGTAGACGAAGGGCATAGAAGTTTCCCAAGCGGCCATACTTCAT GGTCCTTTGCGGGTTTGGGCTTTTTATCGCTTTACTTGGCCGGTAAGATAGAAGCATTCGATCGCAGAGGCCATGTTGCCAAATTATGCATTGTGTTCCTTCCACTTCTCGTTGCATCTCTCATCGGGATTTCCCGAGTAGACGATTACTGGCATCACTGGCAAGACGTCTTTGCAGGAGGTCTCCTAG GGCTTGCGGTTGCCACATTTTGCTACATGCAGTTTTTTCCCCCTCCATATCATCCTGAAG GGCGGATTCCCCACACTTGCTCCCAAGATTCTGAGGGATTGCGAACCAATGCGAGAGACTCGCCCAACAATGAGGAGAGAACTCGAAACGGAGTCGAAAGCCAAGAAAATGAGGGTACTGGCAATGGATGCATCGGGTTGTCCACATCGCGCACTTCCAGTCAGACCTTGGAAGAAATGGAGTCGGGCGGAAGATGA
- the LOC116205287 gene encoding uncharacterized protein LOC116205287, producing MEPPLPVAPPAASSSPKLRLMCSYGGHIAHRPHTKSLFYSGGDTRIISIPAAGAATLSSFTAAVSSALSVPGPFTLKYQLPGHDLDSLISISSSDDLLILLDELPRLPPPSRIRLFLFSPKPAHPESRQAELTKSVLCHPKTETWFIDALNSARMMQKAENCAAGFGQNECLSGGGMISGAESIVLETNSSFGSTSSSVSLTNLPSGRPQDEDSGTNFPENQARLPVPDPAPSDNWGMNAVPHPHSGIYHEQVVKAAAFENRAALSTALDPENNTAPFPSFASSHQTVPLSGFPVQPFPHLVPTGTMYLSQRQHSVCLLPVPSTQPVYHLQPPLYHPPNPPHPLYVLPSNPTVTQPYGLPVQCGLAGPTGHPHSAISPMPSSQEVTESSNPGPQCTQQHAGLHQGQQIVHPVDFDQRECSSPKDEFDDDPARLQIYKSQPPLPTLPSQYQTMTKATTLLLSEALAQLHTDGVRQPIKPSQP from the exons ATGGAACCTCCGCTCCCGGTGGCGCCGCCAGCCGCCTCTTCCTCCCCCAAGCTCCGCCTAATGTGCAGCTACGGCGGCCACATCGCCCACCGCCCCCACACCAAGTCCCTCTTCTACTCCGGCGGCGACACCCGCATCATCTCCATCCCCGCTGCCGGCGCCGCCACTCTCTCCTCCTTCACCGCCGCCGTCTCCTCCGCGCTCTCCGTACCTGGCCCCTTCACCCTCAAGTACCAGCTCCCCGGCCACGACCTCGACTCCCTGATCTCCATCTCCTCCTCCGACGACCTCCTCATCCTGCTTGACGAGCTCCCCCGCCTCCCGCCCCCCTCCCGCATCAggctcttcctcttctccccGAAGCCAGCTCACCCCGAGTCCCGCCAAGCAGAGCTGACTAAGTCCGTGCTGTGCCACCCCAAAACCGAGACTTGGTTCATTGACGCGCTCAATAGCGCGAGGATGATGCAGAAGGCTGAGAACTGCGCGGCGGGTTTCGGCCAAAATGAGTGCTTGAGCGGCGGCGGGATGATTTCCGGGGCCGAGTCCATTGTGTTGGAGACGAACTCGTCATTCGGGTCAACATCTTCTTCGGTTTCCCTGACGAATTTGCCCTCCGGCAGGCCTCAGGACGAGGACAGTGGGACTAATTTTCCGGAAAATCAAGCTAGATTGCCAGTACCAGATCCAGCACCAAG CGATAACTGGGGGATGAATGCTGTTCCTCACCCACACAGCGGGATATATCATGAACAAGTTGTTAAAGCCGCGGCCTTTGAGAACAGAGCTGCTCTGTCAACAGCTCTTGATCCCGAAAATAATACCGCCCCTTTCCCGTCTTTCGCTTCCTCCCACCAAACAGTCCCACTTTCAGGTTTTCCAGTACAGCCGTTTCCTCACCTTGTTCCCACAGGCACCATGTACTTGTCGCAACGGCAACACTCTGTTTGTCTACTTCCTGTCCCATCAACCCAACCTGTGTATCATCTGCAGCCTCCGCTCTATCATCCTCCAAACCCTCCGCATCCACTCTACGTCTTGCCCTCTAACCCGACCGTTACTCAACCTTACGGCTTGCCGGTCCAGTGCGGGCTAGCAGGACCCACTGGTCACCCGCATTCTGCAATTTCTCCGATGCCTTCTTCACAGGAGGTCACTGAATCTTCTAATCCTGGACCTCAGTGTACACAACAGCATGCTGGTCTTCATCAAGGGCAGCAAATAGTTCATCCTGTAGATTTCGATCAGCGGGAGTGTTCGAGCCCAAAGGATGAGTTCGATGATGATCCAGCTCGGCTCCAAATATACAAATCTCAGCCTCCGCTTCCAACTTTGCCCTCCCAATACCAAACAATGACGAAAGCTACGACTCTATTGTTGTCAGAAGCTTTAGCCCAGCTTCACACTGATGGGGTCAGGCAACCGATAAAACCTTCACAACCATAG
- the LOC116203055 gene encoding receptor protein kinase-like protein ZAR1, whose product MKKADKENEDDEFFEAINSMRIACRCSRGRGSGLVENGESAEVDRRYNLITPATFRHDLVLPSLDSSCSRRHLIDCELSQRRWARPPLAQANWSSSDSTPCFWTGVSCSESLDRVVSLSLPNRKLAGSLPPQLGNLSGLRHLNLRKNEFGGGLPPELFRIKRLQSLVLSENSLSGLVPSEIGNLGSMKSLDLSRNRFSGSIPSELGNLLSLQGTLDLSHNSFEGPIPASLGNLPEELYIDLSYNNLRGQIPDVGIFLDLGPTAFAGNPMLCGHPLKSPCPTNGTQPVPYFPSQNSKDSFDKQGSDLSKGMLILIVLSSMIVSCFAGWGFSCWCKKPETPAKPRLKFRRELIFCQRNDLVDLPPEKMDQYNFVSLDPRSSFDLEKLLRASAFLLGKSGIGMVYRVVLEDGQSLAVRRLGEGGGTQRLRDFQTEVEAIAKIKHPNVVPLKAYCWSEDEKLLIYAFIPNRDLATAIHGKAGTASYNPLSWAARLRIIKGIAKGLAYLHEFSPKRYIHGDLKPSNILLGNNMQPYISDFGLARLASITGESSRVQLEQVVMTTPELQSSPYELAMISSAENLRSYYQAPEAANSSKPSQKWDIYSFGMILLETITGKLPVIEVGPLRFDLIQWVESGIRERVPLSDIVDPILTHDLDKGEEMGSVLRIALACVNRSPDRRPSARHALNSLDKIGQIN is encoded by the exons ATGAAGAAGGCAGACAAAGAGAATGAGGATGATGAGTTCTTCGAGGCAATCAATTCTATGAGAATTGCCTGCCGTTGCAGTCGGGGAAGAGGCTCGGGGCTTGTCGAAAACGGAGAGTCGGCGGAGGTGGATAGGCGCTACA ATCTTATAACTCCGGCAACCTTCAGACATGATCTTGTCCTTCCTAGTCTCGATAGCTCTTGTTCTCGTCGACATCTCATTGACTGTGAGCTCTCTCAACGACGATGGGCTCGCCCTCCTCTCGCTCAAGCCAACTGGAGCTCCTCGGACTCCACCCCGTGTTTTTGGACCGGGGTCAGTTGCAGTGAGTCGTTGGACCGAGTTGTGTCTCTCAGCCTACCGAACAGGAAACTCGCCGGTTCCCTTCCTCCTCAGCTTGGGAATCTCTCGGGTCTACGGCACCTCAACCTGAGAAAAAACGAGTTCGGAGGGGGATTGCCACCCGAGCTCTTCCGTATCAAACGTCTGCAGAGTTTGGTTCTTTCAGAGAACTCGCTTTCCGGATTGGTCCCTTCTGAGATCGGGAATCTCGGGTCGATGAAGTCGCTGGATTTGAGCCGGAACAGATTCTCGGGCTCTATCCCCTCTGAATTGGGCAACTTGTTGAGCTTGCAAGGGACTCTCGACCTGTCCCACAACTCCTTTGAAGGCCCAATCCCGGCAAGCCTCGGGAACCTTCCCGAAGAGCTCTACATCGACCTTAGCTACAACAACCTGAGAGGGCAAATTCCCGATGTCGGCATTTTCCTCGATTTGGGACCGACTGCCTTTGCAGGCAATCCAATGCTATGCGGCCATCCCCTGAAATCCCCTTGTCCCACTAACGGTACTCAACCCGTCCCGTATTTCCCGTCCCAGAATTCAAAGGACAGCTTCGACAAACAAGGCAGTGATCTCAGCAAAGGAATGCTAATCCTAATCGTCTTGAGTTCCATGATCGTGAGTTGCTTTGCTGGGTGGGGATTCTCTTGCTGGTGCAAGAAACCTGAGACTCCTGCTAAGCCAAGACTGAAGTTCCGGAGGGAGCTCATTTTCTGCCAGAGGAACGACCTTGTCGACCTTCCACCAGAGAAGATGGACCAGTACAACTTTGTCTCATTGGACCCTCGATCAAGCTTCGATCTCGAGAAGCTTCTGAGAGCGTCAGCCTTTCTTCTGGGGAAGAGCGGGATCGGGATGGTCTACCGAGTCGTTCTCGAAGACGGGCAGAGCTTAGCAGTCAGAAGATTGGGGGAAGGGGGAGGGACTCAGAGGCTGAGGGACTTCCAGACTGAAGTTGAGGCAATTGCTAAGATAAAGCACCCAAATGTTGTGCCTCTCAAGGCTTACTGCTGGTCTGAAGATGAGAAGCTGCTTATCTATGCTTTCATCCCCAACAGAGACCTTGCCACAGCGATTCACG GGAAAGCAGGGACAGCCTCCTATAATCCGCTTTCCTGGGCAGCTCGTTTGAGAATCATAAAAGGAATAGCGAAGGGATTGGCTTATCTTCACGAGTTCAGTCCCAAGCGGTACATCCACGGAGACCTGAAACCGAGTAACATCCTCCTCGGAAACAATATGCAGCCCTACATCTCAGATTTTGGGCTGGCCCGACTTGCCAGTATTACAGGGGAATCCTCGAGGGTGCAGTTGGAGCAGGTTGTGATGACCACACCAGAGCTGCAGAGCTCACCCTATGAGCTTGCCATGATAAGCTCGGCAGAGAACCTGAGGTCATACTACCAAGCCCCCGAAGCAGCCAATTCCTCAAAGCCGTCGCAGAAATGGGACATCTACTCTTTTGGGATGATCTTACTCGAGACAATAACCGGAAAGCTGCCTGTGATTGAAGTGGGCCCTCTTAGATTCGACCTGATCCAGTGGGTGGAGTCCGGCATCAGGGAGAGGGTCCCGCTTTCAGATATAGTAGACCCAATCTTGACTCATGATCTAGACAAGGGAGAAGAGATGGGAAGTGTGCTTAGAATAGCCCTTGCTTGTGTTAATAGGAGCCCAGACAGGAGACCTTCCGCAAGGCACGCCTTGAATAGTTTGGACAAAATCGGGCAGATCAACTAA
- the LOC116203327 gene encoding non-specific lipid-transfer protein 2-like, with translation MEKSSSSRPMTPALFITVAVLLLAAAAAPKAVAVTCDAKELLACLPAFEGSPTPSSECCSKLKEQQPCLCGYLKDPNLKKYWGSPKAKTIADACGVPYPPQC, from the coding sequence ATGGagaaatcatcatcatcgagGCCAATGACCCCGGCCCTCTTCATCACGGTGGCTGTGTTGCTGctggcagcagcagcagcaccgAAGGCAGTGGCGGTGACTTGTGATGCAAAGGAGCTGCTGGCATGCCTGCCGGCATTCGAGGGATCGCCGACTCCGTCATCTGAGTGCTGCAGTAAGCTCAAGGAGCAGCAGCCGTGCCTGTGCGGTTACCTGAAGGATCCCAACCTCAAGAAGTACTGGGGCAGCCCTAAGGCCAAGACGATTGCCGATGCTTGCGGCGTTCCCTATCCTCCCCAGTGTTAA
- the LOC116203264 gene encoding non-specific lipid-transfer protein 2-like: MKLMKSSTTGFLAVPLLAALLLLAPRDVGAVTCVASELASCLPAMTSPAAPTTECCTKLKEQQPCLCGYLKDPTLRMYWSSPNAKKVANTCGIPYPIKC, encoded by the coding sequence ATGAAGCTGATGAAATCATCCACCACGGGCTTCCTCGCAGTACCTCTGCTGGCGGCGCTGCTGCTGCTGGCGCCCAGGGACGTGGGGGCGGTCACGTGCGTGGCATCAGAGCTGGCCTCGTGCTTGCCAGCAATGACATCACCAGCAGCTCCGACGACGGAGTGCTGCACAAAGCTGAAGGAGCAACAGCCCTGCCTCTGCGGATACCTAAAGGACCCGACCCTTAGGATGTACTGGAGCAGTCCCAACGCCAAGAAGGTCGCCAACACTTGCGGCATTCCCTACCCTATCAAGTGTTAG